In Aspergillus luchuensis IFO 4308 DNA, chromosome 1, nearly complete sequence, the following are encoded in one genomic region:
- a CDS encoding ferric reductase family protein (COG:P,Q;~EggNog:ENOG410PHKD;~InterPro:IPR017938,IPR017927,IPR013130,IPR013121, IPR039261,IPR013112;~PFAM:PF08022,PF01794,PF08030;~TransMembrane:7 (o51-70i122-141o161-178i199-219o239-256i263-282o294-312i);~go_function: GO:0016491 - oxidoreductase activity [Evidence IEA];~go_process: GO:0055114 - oxidation-reduction process [Evidence IEA]), with translation MQMEGMSGGTYYGVLHASDVDFANITQVETFLHELKHLEYLPILGALYAEYFWYGVIVLLFVVAVINRVYSLVRRLRFYPSITYKSYLANITSTTLATTTALAQEPSYLQWTPRALSSWFKIPPFGPIYIILIYFVFIIVLEFVNNDFAGAGYWQFLGVRAGWLAAAQIPLLVALAGKRNLIGMLCGIPYVRLNIYHRWVSRGLLLLSTFHFAFQNHGWDIYHISKLEWDTDDCPTKGIAAYAFILWMNLTTLAPFRHMSYGFFVVQHIITFFGFIIALSYHLDTSPAPNAQRYVYVTAGIYVAGLILRFVYYSYINSRPARAILEPLEGGATKVRITARKIRNWKPGSHILLSLPRLGLQLSHPATISSIPSSHDGELVLVLRAHKGFTRKLINTAEATSNCSKDVESPQTKRSYTALLDGPYASSAPDFTSFDSILFLAGGTGVTFTVSQLLHVAHRSTNGPLPLRQVLFIWVIKESRQASWVLAELEGAMQKLQNTNIQILVRIFITQDSLCLLDTNSKSSNEKQICACTDPCTCSNNSDDVDKIEQITPSSPCTDPDSALETSGPPSISFAQGRPSFDGYIEDAVLQARGEIAVAVCGPIGLTVSVRQAVVRVSDHLAVCKGSGLPGVFLHVENVC, from the exons ATGCAGATGGAGGGTATGAGCGGGGGGACGTACTACGGCGTCTTACACGCCTCCGACGTTGACTTTGCCAATATCACCCAGGTCGAGACATTTCTGCATGAGCTCAAGCACCTGGAGTATCTTCCTATTCTAGGGGCACTCTATGCGGAGTATTTCTGGTATGGGGTTATTGTTCTGCTGTTTGTGGTGGCGGTCATCAACAGGGTGTACTCACTTGTTCGGCGTTTGAG GTTTTATCCAAGCATAACTTACAAGTCTTACCTTGCCAATATTACATCGACCACACTCGCAACTACCACAGCGCTGGCTCAGGAGCCATCTTATCTGCAGTGGACCCCACGTGCGTTGTCATCTTGGTTCAAGATCCCGCCATTCGGACCAATATATATCATCCTCATATACtttgtcttcatcatcgttcTGGAGTTCGTCAACAACGATTTTGCAGGCGCTGGGTACTGGCAGTTTCTCGGAGTCCGCGCTGGATGGCTTGCAGCTGCTCAGATTCCCCTCCTTGTAGCCTTGGCAGGCAAAAGAAACCTGATCGGTATGCTCTGCGGCATACCCTATGTCCGACTGAACATCTACCATCGCTGGGTATCTCGAGGGCTCCTGCTGCTCTCGACTTTCCATTTCGCCTTTCAAAACCATGGGTGGGACATTTATCATATAAGTAAACTGGAGTGGGACACAGATGACTGTCCCACAAAGGGTATCGCCGCCTACGCTTTCATCCTATGGATGAATCTCACAACGTTAGCCCCCTTCCGACATATGAGCTACGGGTTCTTCGTCGTACAACACATCATCACGTTCTTcggcttcatcatcgctcTCTCCTATCATCTAGACACCAGCCCAGCTCCTAACGCTCAGCGCTACGTCTACGTCACCGCCGGTATCTACGTCGCTGGTTTGATCTTGCGATTCGTCTACTACAGCTACATCAACTCTCGCCCCGCACGAGCGATACTAGAACCCCTGGAAGGCGGCGCCACCAAGGTCCGAATTACTGCTCGCAAGATCCGTAACTGGAAGCCCGGGTCGCACATCCTTCTATCTCTCCCACGCTTAGGGCTCCAGCTCTCACACCCAGCAACCATCTCATCCATACCATCGTCCCACGACGGCGAACTAGTCCTTGTTCTAAGAGCCCACAAGGGCTTCACGCGAAAGCTGATCAACACCGCAGAAGCCACCAGCAACTGCTCCAAAGACGTCGAATCCCCACAAACCAAGCGTTCATACACCGCTCTACTCGATGGTCCCTACGCAAGCTCTGCTCCAGACTTCACATCTTTCGATTCCATCCTGTTCCTCGCGGGTGGTACAGGTGTGACATTCACCGTATCCCAGCTTCTCCACGTCGCACACCGTTCCACAAACGGGCCATTGCCTCTCCGCCAagtcctcttcatctgggtAATCAAGGAAAGCCGCCAAGCGTCATGGGTTCTGGCCGAGCTTGAAGGCGCGATGCAGAAGCTACAGAACACAAATATCCAGATCCTAGTGAGAATTTTTATAACACAAGACTCCCTTTGCCTGCTAGACACCAACAGCAAAAGCAGCAATGAGAAACAGATCTGTGCCTGCACAGATCCCTGCACCTGCTCTAACAACAGTGACGACGTCGACAAAATCGAACAAATAACCCCTTCTTCACCCTGCACAGACCCCGATTCGGCCCTCGAAACCTCAGGACCTCCCAGCATCTCCTTCGCGCAGGGAAGACCTTCGTTCGACGGTTACATCGAGGACGCCGTCTTGCAAGCTAGAGGCGAAATAGCTGTTGCTGTTTGCGGGCCCATCGGACTAACCGTTTCTGTGCGACAGGCGGTGGTCCGGGTGTCGGATCATCTGGCCGTTTGTAAAGGGTCTGGATTGCCGGGGGTGTTTTTGCATGTGGAGAATGTGTGTTGA